The nucleotide sequence TTGTGTTCGCATTTATATTTAATTTTAATGAAGCATTGCGCATAGCCTCGGCGCAACCCGTGATTTCATCGACTACTTCTGTTTTCATGCGAAGAGCCGTTATGAAAGCCGAAATTTGAGAAGGAGTGGTTTCTCCTTTCATAATTTCACTCATAGCTTCTTTGGCTTCGTCTTTTGTGAGATTTTTTTTGTCTACAAGTTTTGAAATCGCTTCTTTAATCATTTTTTTTCTTTGGGTTCTGATGCTTCTTGTTCTTCCTTAAGTGCTGGATTTTCCGGGACTGGAAGGTTTTTTATTTCTTTTTCTGCCTGAAGCAACCCGTCTATTACTTGCGATATCAGTTCTGGTCTAAAAGCCACGCCTTTTTTAGTTGGCTTGTATT is from bacterium and encodes:
- a CDS encoding transcriptional coactivator p15/PC4 family protein, encoding MQKIIKDIEKNANNKIRVSISEFKGNNYVDVRVFYEDDEGEYKPTKKGVAFRPELISQVIDGLLQAEKEIKNLPVPENPALKEEQEASEPKEKK